The following coding sequences lie in one Streptomyces sp. NBC_01283 genomic window:
- a CDS encoding ABC transporter ATP-binding protein, translated as MAGQQPFRVVAAHEPLWSLRVTGLRKSFARRRVLTGIDVILPGGAIVGIFGENGAGKTTLLRLLCGELSPDGGEVRRRGTMGYCPQAPVLNPCLTVEQHLRFFQAAYGLEGVEGAESLLAQLGFGAYRTSLVGTLSGGTQQKLNLTLALMHEPDLLVLDEPYQGFDWETYLRFWALAERLRERGRTVLIVSHFAPDNSRFDSRYELVDGRLRPLGAAPAPPAPAGDGGLR; from the coding sequence GTGGCCGGCCAACAGCCGTTCCGGGTGGTGGCAGCGCATGAGCCACTGTGGTCGCTGCGGGTCACGGGCCTGCGCAAGAGCTTCGCGCGCCGTCGCGTCCTCACCGGAATCGACGTGATCCTGCCCGGCGGCGCAATCGTCGGCATCTTCGGCGAGAACGGGGCGGGGAAGACCACACTCCTGCGGCTGCTGTGCGGGGAACTGTCCCCGGACGGCGGCGAGGTCCGTCGCCGGGGAACGATGGGGTACTGCCCCCAGGCTCCGGTGCTGAACCCCTGCCTGACAGTGGAGCAGCACCTGCGGTTCTTCCAGGCGGCCTACGGTTTGGAAGGCGTCGAAGGAGCCGAGAGCCTGCTGGCGCAGCTGGGCTTCGGCGCCTACCGGACCTCCCTCGTGGGCACGCTCAGCGGCGGCACTCAGCAGAAACTGAACCTCACCCTGGCCCTGATGCACGAGCCGGACCTGCTGGTGCTCGACGAGCCCTACCAAGGGTTCGACTGGGAGACCTACCTGCGGTTCTGGGCTCTGGCCGAGAGGCTGCGAGAGCGCGGCCGAACCGTACTGATCGTCTCTCATTTCGCCCCCGACAACAGCCGGTTCGACTCCCGGTACGAACTGGTCGACGGCCGTCTGCGCCCCCTGGGCGCCGCACCGGCGCCCCCTGCACCCGCAGGTGATGGCGGTCTCCGATGA
- a CDS encoding polyprenyl synthetase family protein — protein MESQAEGIDGLPHADAGLTEVENQLHDISRSGRDELTDVIGYQVGGRRRRVRPRLTLLCHRFAATGALTGREQAIQAATAMEMIHVGTLYHDDVVDQAPSRHGRGSVNQLWGNEMAILAGDYIILHAIELVARLGQEEACLAARTGRDMCRGMVTETAGRHRLDRSEESYFEVIGEKTAGLLSLCCELGAMQANADPETRAGLASFGWHFGMAYQLVDDVLDLTASSAQLGKPVGKDLVEGIFTLPVIRALQRDPALRQRLAAPLGNEAVDGVREMVIASGAVEETLAVAEQHLQDAAHAVERLGHLGQPAGLLVDFARETVMPEGELRLGDMPLRP, from the coding sequence GTGGAGTCTCAAGCAGAGGGCATCGACGGCTTACCGCACGCCGATGCCGGTCTCACAGAGGTCGAGAACCAGCTCCATGACATCAGCCGGTCGGGTCGCGACGAACTCACTGACGTCATCGGCTACCAGGTTGGCGGGCGCAGGCGCCGGGTGCGGCCCCGGCTGACCCTGCTGTGCCACAGGTTCGCAGCCACTGGCGCGTTAACCGGGCGGGAGCAGGCGATCCAGGCCGCCACCGCGATGGAGATGATTCACGTGGGGACGCTGTACCACGACGATGTGGTCGACCAGGCGCCGAGCCGCCACGGCAGGGGGAGTGTCAACCAGCTGTGGGGCAATGAGATGGCCATCCTGGCCGGGGACTACATCATTCTGCACGCCATCGAACTGGTTGCCCGCTTAGGGCAGGAGGAGGCCTGCCTGGCCGCCCGCACGGGGCGTGACATGTGTCGGGGCATGGTGACCGAGACCGCCGGGCGCCACCGCCTGGACCGTTCCGAGGAGTCCTACTTCGAGGTGATCGGCGAGAAGACCGCCGGACTGCTCTCGCTGTGCTGTGAGCTCGGAGCGATGCAGGCCAACGCGGACCCGGAAACACGCGCGGGGCTGGCGAGCTTCGGGTGGCACTTCGGCATGGCGTACCAGCTGGTCGACGACGTCCTCGATCTGACGGCGAGCTCCGCCCAGTTGGGCAAGCCCGTGGGCAAGGATCTCGTGGAGGGCATCTTCACGCTTCCCGTGATCCGCGCGCTGCAGCGTGACCCGGCACTGCGCCAACGCCTGGCGGCCCCGCTCGGTAACGAAGCGGTCGACGGCGTCCGCGAGATGGTGATCGCTTCTGGGGCCGTGGAGGAGACACTGGCCGTGGCCGAACAGCACCTGCAGGACGCCGCCCATGCGGTCGAGAGGCTCGGCCACCTCGGGCAACCGGCCGGTCTGCTTGTGGACTTCGCCCGGGAAACGGTCATGCCCGAAGGCGAACTGCGTCTTGGCGACATGCCCCTGCGTCCCTGA